The Haloarcula laminariae genomic sequence GCAGCCGCCCGCGTCGTGCCCCAGTCGGTTCGGGACGCGCTGTACGACGTCGTCGCCGCCAACCGCTACGACGTGTTCGGCCGGAAGGACCGGTGTATGCTCCCCGACGACGACGTCAGCGACCGCTTTCTCGAGTAATCGGACAGTTCCGCCGACTGTCCCGGCCCGCTTCGACGGCGTCCCATCGACGGACTCACCACCCCTTCGGCGCGTTCCGCTGGGCCGCGGAACGGTCCCCTCCGTCGGCCAGTGCGGTCTAATCGCTCGATGTCCGCTTGCCGCCGCGTCCGATACCGTCGCCGCCAGTCACGTCCCGACCAGGCGGTCCGAGTACAGCGAGTAGGTCATCACCAGAAAGCCGGCTGCGGTGAAGACGCTCTCGACCGTGGTACTCACGACGAGGGGGACCCCTGCCAGCTGGTTCAGGCTCCCCGCCAGGACCGCCCCGGCAGTCACCAGCCCGATGCCGAGCGAGAGGACCCGCATCGCCGTCGAGCGGGTCCGCTTGTAGGCCCTGTGGGTCAGCGTCGTCAACACGACACCACAGGCCAGGGTGAGCGTCTTGGCCACGACGAGCAAGACCGTGCTGAGGGAGACCATATCGTCCGATACCGGCTCGCTAAAATAAATACGATTAACAATGTTGTCAGAAACTGGGAACGCTACCGCACGTACAGCGAGTAGAGGATGACGCCGAGGCCGACCGCGGTCAGCGTACTGGAGATGAAGACGCTGGTGTACAGCAGGTTCTCGCCGAAGTACCGCCCGACGATGATGTCGAGGACGCCGCCGAGAATCGCGCCGACGGTGATGATGCCGAAACCGAGCGTGAGCCACCTGTGCTGGGGGGCGCCAGTCCGCCGGTAGGTCTTGTACGAGAAGTAGGTGATGAGCCCCCCCATGATGAGGGTGAGTGTCTCCGCGACCACGATGCCGACCTGAGAGCTTGGGATGTGTACCATGGTTATGTCTCCTTTCGAACTTCCGACCAGAGGTTCTCCAGGCGCTGGTCCGGCGACCGGGCCCGGTGTGATATCTCGACCTCGAACTCGCGGACCTCGTCCAGCGAGATGACCACCTCCTCGAAGTCGATCGCGTAGCGGCTGGCGTGTTGCCCGTCCGACCGGACCTCGACGCCCTCGTACAGCAGCGAGGAGTCGGTGAGCAGTTCGAGCTTCCGGTAGGTCGTCGAAAGCGGGACCCCGCTTTCCTCCGATATCTCGCTCGCGGTCATCGGCTCTGCAAGTACGCTGACGATAGCACGACAGTCCTCGTCGTCCAGCGCATCGAGGACCGTCGTTAGTTCCGGCGCCTCCTCGTCAGCTACGGGGTCCCGGACCATCCTTGAAATTCGTTCTTGTCCGGATGCCTTTAGTCTCACCGTCTCCGGCCGGGCTACGACGGCAGTGGTCGAGATATGCTGATGAGTCTTTGGACGGGTGCAGGTTATAAACGCCCCGGCGATTCCCGCCAACCGAGAACGCTTCTGTCGGCGCGAGAACATTCGGCGGGGGGTTTGGCCCCCCGTCGCGAACGCCCACGTATGACCGACCACATCGAACCCCGCGGGCCGTCGGCGGGTCGGGTCGGGACGTCCTCCGACGGTTCCCAGTCCGTGAGAACGCACTGGCAGCGTTTTTTCCGGACAGTGCCTGACACCAGTATGGACGATAAGACAGTCGACGCGCCGAGGGGGGCCACCAGTCGCGAGTGGGAAGTGTTCTGTCGCGAGAACGAGTCCGAGCCGCTCACGCACGCCGGCAGCGTGAGCGCGCCGACGGCCGCGGTCGCCCGGGAACAGGCCGCGACGCTGTTTGGCCACGCCGCCGCGGCGCTGTGGCTCTGTCCGGCCGACGAGACAGTGCGGGTACAGGAGGGCGACCTCGGCGTCGGCGCGGCGGCCGGGGAGAGCGACGACGGGGCGACGCCCACGATGGAGGAGGGGCAGATGGACGCCGAGACGCTCCGGGGGGAGGCCGAATGATATCGGTCTCGAAGCTGCTGACCGACCTCGACGCGGAGGGCGACGGGCTGCGGTACGACGCCGCCGAGGAGTCGACGAAACGCCAGATTCGGGACCGGAAACAGCGGCGCCCGGTCGTCGTCTGGAACGTCACCAAGCAGTGTAACCTCTACTGTGACCACTGCTACGCCGCCGCCGACACCGAAATCGCCGACGGGGAACTCTCGACGGCCGAGGGGAAGGCGCTGCTCGACGACCTCGCCGACTACGGCGCCCCGGTGGTGCTGTTCTCCGGCGGCGAACCGCTCGTCCGCCAGGACCTCGAAGAGCTGATCGTCTATGCGAACGAAGTGGGCGTCCGACCGGTGCTGTCGACCAACGGGACGCTCATCACCGAGGAACGCGCCGAGTCGCTCAAGGACGCCGGACTGAAATACGCCGGCGTCTCGGTCGACGGCCTCCCGGAGCGAAACGACGACTTCCGCGGCGTCGACGGCGCGTTCGACGGCGCCGTCCAGGGCATCGAGAACTGCCTCGACGCCGGCCTGAAGACCGGGCTGCGCTACACCATCACGGAACGCAACGCCGCCGACCTCGAAGGCGTCGTGGACATGCTGACGGACGTCGGCGTCGACCGCTTCTGCTTCTATCACCTGGACTACGGCGGGCGCGGGACCGAAATCGTCGACGCGGACCTCACGCCGGCCGACCGCCGCGAGGCCGTCGAGCGCGTCTGCGACATGACTCGGGACTACCACGACCGGGGCGAGGAGATAGAGACGCTACTCGTGGGTAACTACGCCGACGCGGCCTACCTGGTCGAGTACGCCCAGGAGCACATGGGCGAGACGCAGGCCCGGCAGGTCTACGAGTATCTGCGGGTCAACGGCGGCGACCCGACCGGCGAGCGCGTCGCCGATATCGACTACCAGGGGAACGTCCACCTCACGCAGTTCTGGCAGGGATACTCGCTGGGGAACGTCCGCGACCGCTCCTTCGGTGCCATCTGGGAGGACGAGTCGAACCCGCTGCTCCGGGCACTGCGCAATCGGGAGGCCCACCTCTCGGGCCGCTGTGCGGACTGCCGCTACGCCGAGGTGTGTCGCGGCGCCTCCAGACTCCGCGCGCTGACCGTCGAGAACGACCCCTTCGCGCCCGACCCGCAGTGCTATCTCACCGACGAGGAAGTCAGCGGAGCGAGCCGGTTCGGGTGGGCCGAATCCGACTGAAGCGCGGACCGGGGCGCTTTTGCCCCAGCCATTGCTATCGACGGGCGTGCTGACGGTCGAGCTTCACACACACTCGTCGCTGTCCCACGACGGCCGAGACCCCGTCGAGTTGCTCCTCGAGCAGGCCCGCGCAGTGGGACTTGACGCCCTGGCCGTCACTGACCACGACGAGATCGAAGCCAGCCTTCGAGCCGCCGAACTGGCCCCCGACTACGGGCTGGTCGGCATCACCGGGATGGAGGTCACCTGCGAGGCGGGCCACGTTCTGGCGCTCGGCATCACCGAGGCCATTCCGCCGGGGCTGTCGTTCGCGGAGACGCTCGACCGCATCCGCGAGCAGGGCGGCCTCGCCGTGGTCCCACACCCGTTCCAGGAGTCGCGCCACGGCGTCCTCGACAAGATATCGAAGGCGGAACTCGCGACCGCCGACGCCATCGAGGTGTACAACTCCCGTCTGCTCACCGGCCACTCGAACCGACAGGCCGAGCGGTTCGCCAGGCGCCGCGGCCTCCCGATGACCGCCGGCAGCGACGCTCACATCGCGGAGATGGTCGGCCAGGCGGTGACGACGGTCGACGCCGACGAGGCGTCGGTGGCCGCGATTCTGGACGCTATCCGCGAGGGGCGCACGACCGTCGAGGGCGAGCGAACGCCGTGGCGCATCAGCTTCCGACAGGCCGCCGGCGGCGTCAAACGCCGAATCACGAGCCGTCTGAACGGCTTGCTGGAGTGAGCGATGCGGGGGACAACCGACAGTGTCGTCCGCGACGCGCTGACGAGTGGTGAACCGTTACCCGGAACGGCCGGCTTCGCCGGCGAACTCGACGGGGCGCTCGTCAGGGACGTGCTGGGCCGGGAACCCCTGTTCGTCGATGCGGGCGAGTCCGAGGGCACGGTACCGGACTGGAGTGACGACCCCACCGACCTGACGGAGCCACAGCTGTTCCCGGCCGGGCACGTCCTGGGTACCGGCGAGCTCCGAGCGGTCTGGACGCTCCCCGACCCCGAACCGTTCGAGGACCGGGAGACCGCCGTCGAGCGCGTCCGGGACGCCGTCGAGACGAGCGTCGACGCCGTCGACACCGACG encodes the following:
- a CDS encoding DUF7521 family protein, producing MVSLSTVLLVVAKTLTLACGVVLTTLTHRAYKRTRSTAMRVLSLGIGLVTAGAVLAGSLNQLAGVPLVVSTTVESVFTAAGFLVMTYSLYSDRLVGT
- a CDS encoding DUF7521 family protein translates to MVHIPSSQVGIVVAETLTLIMGGLITYFSYKTYRRTGAPQHRWLTLGFGIITVGAILGGVLDIIVGRYFGENLLYTSVFISSTLTAVGLGVILYSLYVR
- a CDS encoding winged helix-turn-helix domain-containing protein, giving the protein MVRDPVADEEAPELTTVLDALDDEDCRAIVSVLAEPMTASEISEESGVPLSTTYRKLELLTDSSLLYEGVEVRSDGQHASRYAIDFEEVVISLDEVREFEVEISHRARSPDQRLENLWSEVRKET
- a CDS encoding Htur_1727 family rSAM-partnered candidate RiPP, with the translated sequence MDDKTVDAPRGATSREWEVFCRENESEPLTHAGSVSAPTAAVAREQAATLFGHAAAALWLCPADETVRVQEGDLGVGAAAGESDDGATPTMEEGQMDAETLRGEAE
- a CDS encoding TIGR04347 family pseudo-SAM/SPASM protein; amino-acid sequence: MISVSKLLTDLDAEGDGLRYDAAEESTKRQIRDRKQRRPVVVWNVTKQCNLYCDHCYAAADTEIADGELSTAEGKALLDDLADYGAPVVLFSGGEPLVRQDLEELIVYANEVGVRPVLSTNGTLITEERAESLKDAGLKYAGVSVDGLPERNDDFRGVDGAFDGAVQGIENCLDAGLKTGLRYTITERNAADLEGVVDMLTDVGVDRFCFYHLDYGGRGTEIVDADLTPADRREAVERVCDMTRDYHDRGEEIETLLVGNYADAAYLVEYAQEHMGETQARQVYEYLRVNGGDPTGERVADIDYQGNVHLTQFWQGYSLGNVRDRSFGAIWEDESNPLLRALRNREAHLSGRCADCRYAEVCRGASRLRALTVENDPFAPDPQCYLTDEEVSGASRFGWAESD
- a CDS encoding PHP domain-containing protein — translated: MLTVELHTHSSLSHDGRDPVELLLEQARAVGLDALAVTDHDEIEASLRAAELAPDYGLVGITGMEVTCEAGHVLALGITEAIPPGLSFAETLDRIREQGGLAVVPHPFQESRHGVLDKISKAELATADAIEVYNSRLLTGHSNRQAERFARRRGLPMTAGSDAHIAEMVGQAVTTVDADEASVAAILDAIREGRTTVEGERTPWRISFRQAAGGVKRRITSRLNGLLE